In Phyllostomus discolor isolate MPI-MPIP mPhyDis1 chromosome 3, mPhyDis1.pri.v3, whole genome shotgun sequence, a single genomic region encodes these proteins:
- the LAT2 gene encoding linker for activation of T-cells family member 2 has translation MNAETELLWPGAALLLLLGAVASLCVRCSRSGMKRPEKICEQRNLPDDQQNFAVSRTYSLAKPMMDIASDRTPARKDKLLQFFPSLEGSASPRYQNFRKGSRLGSNAVYIDPTSMDCFTWEQFQKPQEDDDDANSYENVLICKQKQPDSGDEGSEDYQNSASIQQWQESRRVVEKVLRGAPPCPAASPDEDDEEPDYVNGDVAAAEA, from the exons ATGAATGCAGAGACTGAGCTGCTGTGGCCTGGGGcggccctcctgctgctgctgggggcagtggccagCCTGTGCGTGCGCTGCTCCCGCTCAG GTATGAAGCGGCCCGAGAAAATCTGTGAGCAAAGGAATCT GCCAGATGACCAACAGAACTTCGCAGTGTCCCGGACCTATTCCC TGGCCAAGCCCATGATGGACATAGCCTCCGACAGGACACCAGCACG GAAGGACAAGCTGCTGCAGTTCTTCCCCAGCCTCGAGG GTTCTGCATCCCCAAGGTATCAGAACTTCAGAAAAG GAAGCAGACTTGGATCGAATGCAGTCTACAT AGACCCCACCAGCATGGACTGTTTCACCTGGGAGCAGTTCCAGAAGCCCCAGGAag ATGACGATGATGCTAATTCCTATGAGAACGTGCTCATCTGCAAGCAGAAGCAGCCCGACTCAG GTGATGAGGGATCTGAGGATTACCAGAACTCAGCCTCCATCCAGCAGTGGCAGGAATCCAGAAGGGTCGTGG AGAAGGTCCTGAGAGGagcacctccctgccctgcagcaaGCCCAGACGAGGACGACGAAGAGCCCGATTATGTGAATGGGGACGTGGCAGCCGCAGAAGCCTAG